From one Sulfuricurvum sp. IAE1 genomic stretch:
- a CDS encoding twin-arginine translocase TatA/TatE family subunit yields the protein MSMPSGTELLLIFGIVILLFGAKKIPDLAKGIGQGIRNFKKEMKEEEPAAPTASATPEAPKQVETSTTASVEAPKDQTKQA from the coding sequence ATGAGTATGCCAAGCGGAACCGAATTATTACTGATTTTCGGGATTGTCATTTTGTTGTTCGGTGCGAAAAAAATCCCCGATCTGGCCAAAGGAATCGGACAGGGTATCCGTAATTTCAAAAAAGAGATGAAAGAAGAAGAACCTGCCGCCCCTACCGCTTCCGCGACTCCCGAAGCGCCCAAGCAAGTTGAAACTTCTACCACCGCCAGCGTAGAAGCTCCCAAAGACCAAACGAAACAAGCGTAA
- the argS gene encoding arginine--tRNA ligase, with amino-acid sequence MKQRVSALLRDKFNTDVILEKPKDRSFGHFATPIAFSLAKELRKSPMAIAEEIAGSFGDESMFTAVESVKGYINFRLSEHFLDEYASWALNHGNEFGNADKKGTILLEFVSANPTGPLHIGHARGAVYGDTLLRLGRHLGYDITAEYYVNDAGNQIDLLGTSLQLEGRASVLGEEVEWPEKYYRGEYMSLLAREAVEIFGADALRDESRQKELALWAKDKILEQIVESLRAVNVHFDTFVSEASLYDEWDRVMAKMGSGVYLNEGKTFIRSSEHGDDHDRVVVREDGRPTYLAGDIIYHNQKFERGFDHYINIWGADHHGYIARVKAAVGFLGYEPQKLEVQLSQMVSLLKDGEPFKMSKRAGTVILMSDVVEEIGAEALRFMFASKKSDTALEFDVEELKRADSSNPIYYIQYAHARIQTLISKSDKSMEEIMGTHLHGLSADADALLFEALLLPEIIEDAFESRQVQKLPDYLKALAARLHKFYYDNRIIGSEEEAKLLKLFLVVALSLRSGLSLLGIEAKDRM; translated from the coding sequence TTGAAACAGCGAGTCAGTGCGCTGTTGCGCGATAAATTCAATACAGACGTCATCCTCGAAAAGCCGAAAGACCGATCTTTCGGCCATTTCGCCACTCCCATTGCTTTTTCTCTTGCCAAAGAACTGCGCAAATCGCCGATGGCGATCGCCGAAGAGATCGCCGGATCGTTCGGAGACGAATCGATGTTTACGGCGGTCGAATCGGTCAAAGGGTACATCAACTTCCGTCTCTCCGAACATTTTCTCGACGAGTACGCTTCGTGGGCTTTGAACCACGGAAACGAATTCGGAAATGCCGACAAGAAAGGGACTATTCTGCTTGAGTTCGTTAGTGCGAATCCGACGGGTCCTTTGCACATCGGACATGCCCGAGGGGCGGTTTACGGCGATACCCTGCTTCGTTTGGGACGCCACCTCGGCTACGACATCACCGCCGAATATTACGTCAACGACGCGGGGAACCAGATCGACCTGCTGGGGACTTCGCTCCAGCTCGAAGGGCGCGCGAGCGTATTGGGCGAAGAGGTCGAATGGCCCGAGAAATATTACCGCGGCGAGTACATGAGCCTGTTGGCCCGTGAAGCGGTCGAAATCTTCGGAGCCGACGCGCTGCGCGACGAGAGCCGCCAAAAAGAGCTCGCACTCTGGGCCAAAGACAAGATCCTCGAACAGATCGTCGAAAGCCTCCGTGCGGTCAACGTCCACTTCGATACGTTCGTCAGCGAAGCGTCCCTGTACGACGAGTGGGATCGCGTTATGGCCAAAATGGGCTCGGGCGTTTATCTGAACGAAGGGAAGACCTTTATCCGCTCCTCCGAACACGGAGACGACCATGACCGGGTCGTGGTGCGCGAAGACGGCCGCCCGACTTATCTGGCCGGGGACATTATCTATCATAATCAAAAATTCGAACGGGGATTTGATCATTACATCAATATCTGGGGTGCCGACCACCACGGCTACATCGCCCGCGTCAAAGCGGCGGTCGGATTTTTGGGATACGAGCCGCAGAAACTCGAAGTACAGCTTTCGCAGATGGTGAGCCTCCTCAAAGACGGGGAACCGTTCAAAATGTCCAAACGGGCCGGGACGGTGATATTGATGAGCGACGTCGTCGAAGAGATCGGTGCGGAGGCGCTTCGTTTCATGTTCGCAAGCAAAAAAAGCGATACGGCGCTCGAATTCGACGTCGAAGAGCTCAAACGCGCCGACAGTTCGAACCCGATTTACTATATTCAGTACGCGCACGCCCGTATCCAGACGCTGATCTCCAAAAGCGACAAGAGCATGGAAGAGATCATGGGGACGCATTTGCACGGCCTCAGCGCCGATGCGGACGCACTGCTGTTCGAAGCGCTCTTGCTGCCTGAGATCATCGAGGATGCGTTTGAATCGCGCCAGGTTCAGAAACTTCCCGATTACCTCAAAGCACTCGCAGCCCGCCTGCATAAATTCTATTACGACAACCGGATCATCGGAAGCGAAGAAGAAGCGAAGCTCCTGAAACTGTTCCTGGTGGTTGCCCTGTCGCTTAGATCGGGACTCTCCCTTCTGGGTATCGAAGCCAAAGACCGGATGTAA
- the aguB gene encoding N-carbamoylputrescine amidase, which produces MVKIAAVQMQMGADKGANVAKAEQMVREAAANGAQIILLPELFEGYYFCKDMDAKYFEWAKPREGHPMIARFSALAKELGVVLPISYFERDGDRYFNSLVMIDADGTVMENYRKTHIPDGPGYEEKFYFVPGDTGFKVWNTRYANVGVGICWDQWFPETARSLTLMGADVIFYPTAIGSEPEIGVDSASHWQRVQMGHSAANIVPVAAANRIGVEAGESCTLTFYGSSFITDHTGEKIAEASRDKEEILYGEFDPSSIREHRHYWGLIRDRRPECYGEIVKR; this is translated from the coding sequence ATGGTAAAAATCGCGGCAGTACAGATGCAAATGGGAGCCGACAAAGGCGCGAACGTCGCCAAAGCCGAACAAATGGTGCGCGAAGCAGCCGCAAACGGCGCGCAGATCATTTTATTGCCCGAACTCTTCGAAGGGTATTATTTCTGTAAGGATATGGACGCGAAATATTTCGAATGGGCCAAGCCGCGCGAAGGGCATCCGATGATTGCACGTTTCAGCGCCCTTGCTAAAGAACTGGGGGTCGTACTCCCCATCAGCTATTTCGAGCGGGACGGTGATCGTTATTTCAATTCGCTGGTGATGATCGATGCCGACGGTACGGTCATGGAAAACTACCGCAAAACCCATATCCCCGACGGCCCGGGATACGAAGAAAAATTCTATTTCGTCCCCGGAGATACCGGGTTTAAAGTGTGGAATACCCGCTACGCCAACGTAGGGGTAGGAATCTGCTGGGACCAGTGGTTTCCCGAAACGGCCCGAAGCCTTACCCTCATGGGGGCGGACGTGATTTTCTATCCGACCGCGATCGGAAGCGAGCCTGAAATCGGGGTCGATTCGGCATCACACTGGCAGCGGGTCCAGATGGGGCACTCGGCGGCCAATATCGTCCCTGTGGCTGCGGCAAACCGCATCGGCGTCGAAGCGGGAGAGAGCTGTACCCTCACGTTTTACGGTTCGTCGTTCATCACCGACCATACGGGGGAAAAGATCGCCGAGGCCTCGCGTGATAAAGAGGAGATTCTTTACGGTGAGTTCGATCCCTCATCGATCCGAGAACACCGTCACTACTGGGGACTGATCCGCGATCGCCGCCCCGAATGTTACGGAGAAATCGTCAAACGTTAA
- a CDS encoding J domain-containing protein, with the protein MRVVLRNNAIFVQGSSNTLEEPWMEEFFEHHIYNTLFLDNGVLVLNNEHSSEKKEEFLETLSDEFTRINDLSSPFYRRSLKRCKTAAVRIELPYREEEKVEIELYAFSSSRVRFTLDSPNGWIMRYLKQQLSGLVINATSTQIDVDVGTAAAKARLEKTLNRREVLHYAIHYRYDDEFMSRLYSQYKGWGFSSESIDKMIRYHAIFELPVGAKPADLKKQYRKLARRYHPDRVQTQSPEVINKYTQKFQLLQEAYDALRAAS; encoded by the coding sequence GTGAGAGTCGTTTTACGTAATAACGCCATCTTCGTCCAAGGGAGTTCGAATACCCTCGAAGAGCCCTGGATGGAAGAATTCTTCGAACATCATATTTATAACACGTTGTTTTTGGACAATGGGGTGTTAGTGCTCAACAACGAACATTCTTCGGAGAAAAAAGAAGAATTCCTCGAAACCCTCAGCGACGAGTTTACCCGTATAAACGATCTCTCCAGCCCGTTTTACCGTCGTTCGCTCAAACGGTGCAAAACCGCTGCGGTACGGATCGAACTGCCATACCGTGAAGAAGAGAAAGTCGAAATCGAACTTTACGCGTTCAGCTCCAGCCGCGTCCGCTTTACCCTCGATTCGCCCAACGGGTGGATCATGCGCTATCTCAAGCAGCAGCTTTCCGGTCTCGTCATCAACGCCACCTCTACCCAGATCGACGTCGACGTCGGCACCGCAGCGGCTAAAGCGCGTCTTGAAAAAACGCTCAATCGCCGCGAGGTACTTCACTACGCGATCCATTACCGCTATGACGACGAGTTCATGAGCCGGCTTTACAGCCAGTACAAAGGGTGGGGATTCAGCAGCGAAAGCATAGACAAAATGATTCGCTACCATGCGATTTTCGAGCTCCCGGTCGGGGCGAAACCGGCCGATCTGAAAAAACAGTACCGCAAGCTTGCACGTCGTTACCATCCCGACCGCGTACAGACGCAAAGCCCCGAAGTGATTAACAAATACACCCAGAAATTTCAGCTGCTGCAGGAAGCCTACGACGCTCTACGGGCGGCGAGTTAA
- a CDS encoding DUF234 domain-containing protein: MDKQLFCDFFHRNLPSDMEECISLFALFGGIDEAIDTDQSVETLLERHVLAPFETHRAKLMEPLGEEGLYIRLLRAIAVGDRRHLSAYRRAKIGKERGSEAFEYLRRNGYLTLERSRETPPVRLHPKQKFKKEVERHKISHKLRFATPFLRFWFAFVEPFSETIRRGEYDPFWEHFHLHANAFTGFTFEELCGLYIREILAERFDVQLLDSGSYWDREVEIDLFCETYEGETWIGECKWTNHKVNKKELRHLEEKCLRLSLEPDKIFLFAKRGFSNELAHLRSARLYLFDAEELMALTRRP; the protein is encoded by the coding sequence ATGGATAAACAACTTTTTTGCGATTTTTTTCACCGTAATCTTCCGTCCGACATGGAAGAGTGCATTTCGCTGTTCGCCCTTTTCGGAGGTATCGACGAGGCGATCGATACCGACCAGAGCGTCGAAACCCTCCTCGAGCGCCATGTTCTCGCACCGTTTGAAACCCATCGTGCAAAGCTCATGGAACCGCTCGGGGAAGAGGGACTCTATATCCGTTTGTTACGGGCCATCGCGGTAGGCGACCGCCGCCACCTCTCGGCATACCGACGGGCGAAAATAGGCAAAGAAAGAGGAAGCGAAGCGTTCGAATACCTCCGCCGCAACGGCTATCTCACCCTTGAGCGCTCCCGCGAAACTCCTCCGGTGCGGCTGCATCCCAAACAAAAATTCAAAAAAGAGGTCGAACGCCACAAAATCAGCCACAAACTCCGGTTCGCGACTCCGTTTCTCCGATTCTGGTTTGCCTTCGTCGAACCGTTTTCAGAGACGATACGCCGCGGGGAATATGATCCTTTCTGGGAACATTTCCACCTCCATGCGAATGCTTTTACGGGGTTCACGTTCGAAGAACTCTGCGGCCTCTATATCCGTGAAATCCTGGCCGAACGGTTCGATGTCCAACTGCTCGATTCGGGGAGTTACTGGGACCGGGAAGTGGAAATCGACCTGTTTTGCGAAACGTATGAAGGAGAAACGTGGATCGGCGAATGCAAATGGACGAACCACAAGGTGAACAAAAAAGAGCTGCGCCATCTCGAAGAGAAATGTCTTCGCCTCTCGCTTGAGCCCGATAAAATCTTTCTGTTTGCCAAGCGGGGGTTTTCGAACGAACTTGCCCATCTACGCTCTGCGCGCCTATATCTGTTCGACGCCGAAGAGCTGATGGCCTTAACTCGCCGCCCGTAG
- a CDS encoding DNA polymerase IV, producing MKIHIDLDCFFVSAERTVDAALEGKPVAIGGRGDPYIFSGTASNQELLIDNGGAFVGAFFHRYQGDDLKQYIDPDGRIRGIVTTASYEARAFGVKTGMSLREALGRCPSLIVKAPNMRLYHRLSRALHDFLQERIPLVEQASIDEFYGDLEGWVPDEEIPEFTDALRHAIKKHLRLPVSIGAAHSKYLAKLATDEAKPFGCRTLFPDQIAAFTRSVAVEKFPGLGKSIQRRCREYRLETLGDLLRAEPLVRSWGPYASALYDRISGHELGELSLRAPRKSIGISRTFDPVYDRDELRRRVAILSRHLAYAIHKLEVYPTTYTLSLHYLHYPKAHYSLTEARLFSERRFRTLALSLFSRADAHPLGAVNHLGLSASHFSSQTHRVFSLLDYESDVHERSLDTAAVSIRNKYGLNILRWGNEFRSEENSL from the coding sequence ATGAAAATACACATTGACCTGGACTGTTTTTTTGTCTCCGCCGAACGAACCGTCGATGCCGCGCTTGAGGGCAAGCCCGTTGCGATCGGAGGACGCGGGGATCCGTATATCTTTTCGGGCACCGCTTCGAATCAGGAGCTGCTGATCGATAACGGCGGCGCGTTTGTCGGCGCGTTCTTTCACCGTTACCAGGGAGATGATCTCAAGCAGTATATCGACCCCGACGGGCGGATCCGAGGTATCGTCACCACGGCCAGTTACGAAGCGCGAGCATTCGGCGTCAAAACCGGGATGAGCCTGCGCGAAGCACTCGGCCGATGCCCCTCGCTGATCGTCAAAGCGCCGAATATGCGCCTTTATCACCGCCTTTCGCGGGCGCTTCACGACTTTTTGCAAGAGCGGATCCCCCTGGTGGAGCAGGCAAGCATCGACGAATTTTACGGCGATCTGGAGGGGTGGGTACCCGATGAGGAGATCCCCGAATTCACCGACGCGTTGCGGCATGCGATCAAAAAGCATCTCCGTCTGCCCGTCTCCATCGGAGCCGCCCATTCCAAATACCTCGCCAAACTCGCCACCGACGAAGCCAAACCGTTCGGATGCCGCACTCTCTTTCCCGACCAGATCGCCGCTTTTACCCGTTCCGTAGCGGTCGAAAAATTCCCCGGACTGGGGAAAAGCATCCAGCGGCGATGCCGAGAGTACCGCCTCGAAACCCTCGGTGATCTGTTGCGGGCCGAACCGCTGGTGCGTTCCTGGGGGCCGTACGCCTCGGCGCTCTACGACCGGATCAGCGGACACGAGCTGGGGGAGCTAAGCCTCCGCGCGCCCCGTAAATCGATCGGGATTTCCCGCACCTTCGATCCGGTATACGACCGGGATGAACTCCGCCGCCGAGTCGCAATCCTCTCGCGCCATCTGGCGTATGCCATCCATAAACTCGAAGTCTACCCGACCACCTACACCCTTTCGCTCCATTACCTCCACTACCCCAAAGCGCACTACAGCCTCACTGAAGCACGTCTGTTCAGCGAACGGCGCTTCCGTACCCTGGCATTGTCCCTTTTTTCACGCGCGGACGCACATCCTCTGGGGGCGGTCAACCATCTCGGGCTGTCCGCATCGCATTTCAGTTCCCAGACCCACCGGGTCTTTTCCCTGCTCGATTACGAATCGGACGTCCATGAACGCTCTCTCGATACCGCCGCCGTCTCGATCCGAAACAAATACGGCCTCAATATATTGCGCTGGGGAAATGAATTTCGTTCCGAAGAGAATTCGCTATAA